The Nicotiana tomentosiformis chromosome 9, ASM39032v3, whole genome shotgun sequence genome contains the following window.
ataatgaaatcaagtcataaagcacGGGAAGAAGCATATGTATGTGTATGTGTACAGTTTCTCAAATACTCTGCTCAGTCAATGTTTGACATATAGGGATGATATGCAGTTAAATCAGGTAAGTAATCAttgaaattgcaagtaaagataaaTTGCAAAATCCAAACAACCACTGGCTAGATTTCCCCAACCTTTCCAATTCCATActaaaccactgatcagttttcctCAATATCCGCGTGTACaacatcaagagagaaacatgagagggtgaccctagggggatggatccatatccacacacaagaacaaccaattcaacgtgctaccagctcgacgtggtcacaggctcaatatcataatctgtctggtatggtcacaggcataacaatacaatccgccatgcgtggtcacaggcataacaacacaaatcgcccggcgtggtcacagacataacaacacaatccgcccggcatgatcacaagcataacaacacaatcctccCGGTGTGATCTCAGGCacccagtccaatcatatcacataggagcaaataaacaagaatacatgtatatgatgaatgaataacaaatctcatactattagactggtataaataaaatgctaaagtgtaggcatgtgaaaagtatgctatcatagctcaaatcggcagTTTCATCACAGAttagcatttatcaagttcatttagggattaaacctctatttagcctcaaacatggctcaatagttcacaacaatgttacaaatatgCGAAGCATCATAACTTAATGCTAAACAGTTAATTCTAGGCTTATAATGGCCCAAGCACagcccgagcatggataaatacccccaGTGTCAGCACTTGGGCTCaaaaccccacacatgtgcgcacccATAGCACTTAGCTATCACCAATAATTCACGCAACtaatgcctcaaccaagtttagataagatacttacctcaagcaagccaaattacTCCCTTAACAAGCCCTTCCCGCATGTATCAACCTCTGTAAGgatcaaatctagtcaaaataacgtaatactatcaataaaagctataggaattgatcctaaatgataaagctaagatctttaaccaaaatcaaaaagtcaacccaaaaagtcaaacctaggcccacacctcgaaacccgacaaaattcacaaattctaaacacccattcaataacgagtccaaccataccaaaatcatctaattccaacctcaaatcgaccttcaaacctccatttttcatttttgcaaAGTTTTCGCAAAATTCCccatttcttcactttaattcactaattaaatgctaaaaataaagatggaattaTGATATAAcaacaaatccgagtcaaaaacacttatcCCGAACCAACATgtaaaaatcccctccaaaattgcccaaaaccgagctctacaacttaaaatgtgaaataatactctaaccctcgatttgggattttaaaactTGCTACCTAGTGATTACACATCGTGATCGCTAAGAACAAAAATATCAGTAACAAAAACCTTCTATGTGAATGCAATCACCAGGCCACGAATGCGGTGAGCAATCATCCaaacctacacgatcgcggatagcctcacgcgatcgcgatgaacaaccgTGTGAAAATCCCAAGCCtctccttccttcttcgcgaacgcatccaTTCACCCGCGTTCGCGTCGCACAAAAGCTCAGAACTTCGCGATCGCCTCCATAACCTTGCGAATGCATTGAACAAATGCCCAACTGCTAGAAAAGACTCTTCACGATCGTGTCCCTCTTCTCGCAGTCGCGAAAGAGGAAACTAGataccagaaaatcagcaacTCCTCCAAGTCCAAAATGAGTCCGAACttgatccgaatcacactcgaGGCACCCGGGTccaatccaaacataccaacaagtcctagaacatgatacgaacttagtcgaagcctcaaatcacctcaaacaatatcgaaatcacgaatcacactccaattcaagcctagaactaatgaacttccaacttctacaattaATGCCGAattataccaaaccaactccgattgacttcaaattttgcatacaagtcataaatgacacaacggacctactccaatacCTGGAACCAAAATATGAGTccggtatcaataaagtcaactctcggtcaaacttctcaaccttccaaaccttcaactttcccactttcgccaattcaagccaaaacgacctacaaaCCTCTAAAtttaaatccgaacatacgcttaAATCCaaaataactataagaaactatcagaaccatcaaaactccattccggagtcatttacacaaaagacaacatccggtcaactctttcaacttaagcttccaatcttAGGACTAAGCGTCCCAAATCCACTCTGaaatatccccggaaccaaaACAACCACCTCGGCAAGTCATGTAACCACAAGTGAacataaaataagaaataaatgaggggaacagggctataattcgcaaaatgactggtcgggtcattacaaattcTCTCAACCAAAGCTAGGCAAAACACCTACCTTATCCGGACTAATTTAAAGCTCCAAATCGCTCTTCCTTTTGAAATCACCGCAaagcggctcaaatctagccaaacatcaaccaagAAAGTCAAACAATACTATAGAAAGCAATCTCAATTAATAAAGCTTCGACCTTTGAAGagtttccaaaaagtcaacaaaagtcaacccaggctCACGTGCCTAAAATTCGAAACTAATACCAAATCCTGTTGACCCATAATCtgccgagtccaaatatgtgaatcgatttcaaatccgagtccaaattggTACTCAAATCCTCCAAATATACTCTCTTAAGTTGTtgacaaaaatcccaaattttactTTAAAATTCCATATTTTTGGTGTAGAAATCCttgaaatattatgatattttATTAAATCTAGGTAGAAATCATTTACTCTCAAAGTAGTAATGAAATCCCTCTTTAATTCTTCTTCTCtcgaagtctagggttcaaaatatgaaagaatagGTGAAACCCCAAAATTCCAAACTTAAATAGTCTGCCTAGcactactcttcgcaaatgcggctCAAGCCTCGCGGTCGTGATACACAAATCGGCCGCCTGCCCAATCCTCTTTCACGATTGCGGAAGCACCTTTCGATTTTGAAGCTCACCTGGCTCCcacactacgcgaatgcgacccACGCCCAGCGAGCGCGAAGACCTTTACGCCCAGACCCATCGCGAACAATACACTCCTTGTGCGAACGTGATGAACAATTGCCCTAACTCCAAATTCCTTCATTAGGAATGTAAAGCacatctcgcgaacgcgatgaacatccGACACAAAAAAATCAGCTAACACCAAACATTCTTTGGgtgatctgaaactcacccgagccacccaggactctgtccaatcataccaacaagtccatatcctaattcaaacttaaccaaaggctcaaaacactacaaataacatcaaaatcaagaatcaaagATCAAATCATTCTCTTAATCTTCAATCATTCCAACTTCGCCGAACGCATccaaatcacacttagacattccggatcACAATCAAACTTTGTAACACAAGAtccaatcaactaaatgaacaCATTCAAAGTCTCAAATCCACAATCGGagtccgataacaccaaagtcaacttccggtgaacctatgaactctctaaatctttaaattgccaacttagCCAAAACTTCTAGGAACATCAGAATCAAAATTCGAACATACGGTCAAGTCCAAAgtaatcatacaaacctattgaaatcatcaaatcccggttctgagACCGTTTATTCGAAAGTCAAACATTGATAAACTATTCCtacttaaagctttcaaattaAGAATTTCTCATCCAAACCACCTCTGAACGTCTCATAAATTGAACCCAACCGTactcacaagtcataatacatcgtatgaagCTACTCAGGGTCTCAAATTACAGAATGgaatgctagaactcaaaacggctggtcgggtcattacaatacttttggtgagaagtagtttttgtttggctaattaatttagaAAACACTTTTGAGCAGCAATTAAGTGCTTATAATAACTTGTTTGTCCAAGCTTTTCTTGGCCGAAAGTACTTTTTTGGGCCaaacatattttttttcaaagttaaggtgtttggcaaagtttttagaaggaaaaaatgcttttgagtagaagcaaaataatttttgagaagtagaaaaaagtaacttcttcccaaaaatactttttaaaaagaactttgagaaaaatacacttaaagaCACTTCTTAAAAAGTTTGGTGAAATACTAATTGatgctcaaaagtactttttaaattaattagccaaacacaaactgcttctcgcCGAAAGTAATTTTTGAAAAGCACCTTTgcgaaaaatacttttcaaaataagctaattctaaaagtttggccaaacaatcGATAGCAATTTATTTTCAAAAGAAATAAAAGCCAAAATCACTACATTCAAAACCAAAACTAAAACCAAACATTTTACTATATAAGTCTCATATTATAGTTGTACTGATGTGCGTTTTGTACACAATAGGTTTACATTTTTTTCCCCCCTTTTACTTTGTTTTCTCCTTCCCCTTACATGTGATTTTTTTTCCTTAAAGAAAAACAAACCTTTTTTTTCCATCTAAAGATTCATGTGCTCTAGTAAATTTACGGAAGAGACCATTTGAAGTACGGGGGCTTGGATTGAAGACTATTGGGTTCCTCTCTCTCTGCGAGTTGTGGCGACTGTTGACTGCTCGACTAAGTCTTGATTAGCTGTGGTCCTTGTAATTGCCTAATTTCTTCCTTTTGGTGTTCGGCTGCTCCATATTTACGCACTGCCTTGTTCCATCCTTTCAACTGTTCTAGTAAGCTTTTCTTGCTTTACGTTTTATATTTTGACATATGGGTCTATTTATTCTTCATgtatttcttttcttcttttttggatTTCATATTTCAAAGGGTTTAGTCTAATATCTAGGGTATTCTGCTTTAGCTCAAAATCAAGAAAATATGGAATCATATCAAAAGTATAGTAGTTTGTTTAGGACATTTGATGGGACATAAACACTGTATATATATTTGTGTTAGTACAATGATATGCGCCGCATAATCTTGTTGGGTGGTTCTTGTTCTGCTGTAAAGCGGTGCTTTTCTAAATTGAGCAAATTTACCAACCGATGAACTTTTCTTTTTGGCTGGACGGCATTTGTTTTGGGTGTGGAGGCTAGTGTTGGAGTAGAAATATCTAATCTTTTGGTTACTTATATTGCACAACAATAGAAAACGTGATCAGTTCTGTCTCTTTTGGATGAAGTGCTTCAAGTTTCAATTCTTGGATCAGTCTCATAATTAATTTGGATTTTATAATTTGTCCATTTGATCAAATTTGAGTATTGAAAACTTTTAATTTGATAATGTCTTAGACCATTGTCCTACTGTTGTCCTTTTGGGCATTTCAATTAGGCAATGTGCCAAGCCAACGCTTAGCATTACAGCTGTGCAAAATCTTTGCTTTCTGCTTAACCAGTTTAGGACAAGTATTCCTCAAAGTGTGCTCCCAAATCTTGCCACCCAGGACTGTATTTGTTAGAAAAACAACAGTAGGTAGTTCGAGAGGTCAACATTTCAGCATCGACATGTGCTGCTAAAAATGTATATCTATAgttatggagatgtttggagatTAACGGTGTTCCGGTAgcgtacattagggtgattaagggcATGTacgatggagctaagactcgggtgaggactgtGGGAGGAGACTCGGATTATTTTCCAGtggtgatggggttgcatcaaggATCAAttcttagcccatttttatttgccCTAGCGATGGATGTGTTGACGTGACACATTCAAGGAGAGGTGCCCTAGTGTATGTTATTTGTAGATGACATAGtgctgattgacgagacgcgttGCGGGGTTAATGTTAGGCTGGAGGTGTGGAGACAGACtctagagtctaaaggtttcaagttgaacaggacgaagacagaatacttggagtgtaagttcagtgttGGGGCACATGAAGCAGAAGTGGACGTGAAGCTTGATGCACAAGTCATCCCAGGAGAGATAGTTTTGGATTTGCATTACAGGGTAacggggagatcgacgaggatatcGCACATCATATTGAAGCGgagtggatgaaatggaggctcgcttTTGGTGTTTTGTATGACTAGAACGTGCCACCTAgacttaagggcaagttctacaaagcggtagttagaccgactatgttgtatggagccgagtgttggccagtcaagaaatcTCGTGTCTAGAAGTTGAAAAGACAAGATTATGAATGAATATATTAGGAACAAGGTGCGTGTGGCTCCTGTGGAAGATAAGTTGCGGGAATCAAGGCTGGGATGATTCggacatgtgaagaggagagactCTGATGCCCCgattaggaggtgtgagaggttgatcATGGCGGGTCAGCGAAGGGGCAGATGGAGGCCTAAGAAGTACTGGGGTGAGGTGACTAGGCAGTAATGACTCTACTTCAGCTTACCGAGGGCATGACCCTCGATAGGAGGGTGtagaggtcgagaattagggttgtGGGATAACAGGCAGTCTAGAGTTTCGCCTAGTCTTTCCAGTAGTATTACTGTAGTAGTACTAGTCTTGTATTTTCCTATTCCTAGCCCCTTGCTATTACACGATGTATCATTATTTCCAGTAGGATTGACTCTATTCTTGTAGTGTCGTATTCTTAGATCTTTGTTATTGCACGTTGCACCATTTGCTTTCATGTCTTATTACCGTGTTGTTACTATTGTTTGTTTATTCCTTCATTTTCACtgttcttgagccgagagtctttcggaaacaacctctgtaccgtcataaggtaggggtaaggtctgcgtacactttaccctccccaaacccaaCTTGTGGAATTtcactaggtttgttgttgttgttgttacccCTATAGATACAGAATGTATCGTCTTACTTTTGTTTTCTGCTTGTATAATAGTTTTATAAATTCAGTGTTACTTGTAATTCAAATGTTTGGTTATTATTGGTGTTTTATCAAGATTGGGATGTGCAGGGAGGGTGGAATTACTGTATCTCTGCAGAATAGGATCCAGGTTTTGCAGTATCCCTAATACTGTAACAAACATATATTCATGTTATTAAAAGTGATGGCCACAATTTCACAGATTAAATGAGCTCATCAAGAAATGAAGTATTGCTTCCTTCTTTTCCAATTAAAAACCATAAGCTGACTATATAGGATTTTAAGCATAAAATGTTGCCAAACGACAAAATCTTAAATTGGTGAAGTGTGTGCCAAAGTGAAAAATTATGATGTTACTTTTCGTTAATTTTACTTTGCTGGGGTAGTTAAAGAGGAAGTCATTTCATCTTTGGCTGTATTAGTAAACAGGGGCTTAGTTTGGTGGGCGAAAAAAGGAATATATGACGTCCAATTTCAAATGGAGAAACTATATGAATCTATTTTTCAACAGCTATTTGCAAGGGTATATTTAGTGTAATAATGTCAACAATCTGCATTGTTAGCAAAGTAATCAAAGTTATTTGCaagctatgttgctcggactctccgaagACATCACCGGTTGCATGTTGGATCCTACAAAAATACATCCTTCAAAAGTAGCGTATTTCTGGAGGATCCGACACGAGTGCGCAACATTTTGGAGAGTCTGTGCTACATAGTTTGCAAGAGACACTGTGATAGTATTGCAAAAGGCATAGCATGTATTTGCAATGTGAGAACATCAGCGACAGTTAGGTGTCTACTTCAAAAGTTATATTTCCATTAACTAGTCTGTCTGATGTAATAGGAGTTTTAATTGTTAGTCCGAGTATGGAAACTTTGAAGAAACTCTCCCTAGGAGGTGTGCTATACACTCAGTTTAGTCTTTATAGTTGGAGTGGTCAGTTTCTAGGAGCAGGAGACTGAGCTTTGGTCTTGCCGGTTTTGTATTGTTTCACTTGGTAATTGGTAATTAATGAAATGCCTAGtcgcccaaaaaaaaaaaattgtcaaaAGTAAGTCGCAGTTAAAGGCCAAATCTGTCGGgcctttaagcgcaaagcgcggAATTTAAGCGTGAGTCTGAACAAAGAAAAGAATTAATGAAGAAAAAATGAAATCAAGCAGAGTAAATGAAGTAAAATCATATCAATCAAGTTTAAAAATCATTTCGAATTTCTGATGCAGATGAAAAGATGTAGTTTATGTCTTCTGGAGCTAGTTTTCTTAtacaaaattttaatttcttattCCTGTCATTGAAAAGATCATGCATAGCGTTTTTTAACAATAAATGTATCGTTTACCAAATATATTTATTATCTAGTGCTGCCTTCTTAGAGATAGAGCCCATTAGTGATGATGCACAGCCTTTGCACTTTAGTGCCTACACTTAAGTGCTACTTTATCGAGGCGAAGTGCACAACCTGTCTTTAACTAAGCTTCAAAGCATAAGCGCACCTTGAAAGAGCCTTTAATAACACTGATTGTTAGTGCTTCGTCTGTGTTCAATTGATATCATGATGTCCACATTATATAACCTTTCCCTTCTACATCAGCAAATGTTCTTTTGCTATAAAAAGTCCTACACTTTAATAAGTGGACAAAATTTTAGACATCCAAAGTAGAGAatgaattatttaattttttcttattgCAGTACTTATAATTTTTCCTTAGGCACAGAATTAGACTCAAACTTGTGTTCATTCATTCTCTGATTTTAGGAAGTTAGCTTCAGGTGGCGTTGCAGAAGTATTGTTCTACTGCACAGTTCACATTGATATATCACCAAATTCTCATGCTGAAGCTATGCCCTGGTTTAATTCAGTTCCTCTATCCTACCTTATGACCTGATTGGACTCTCCCAAAGATAGATTTTATTTTGTACATTCTAAAAGATTACCTTCTCCAAAAGTTTAACATATAATGAAAAGATACCATATGTTTTAAGTTCAATATGATTCTAAAGGATAATCAATAACTTCTCTTGTATTTTATGTTTCTTATTAAATACATCGCAGAAACTCATTTAAATTCGTCTTTTGAGATTGGTGCTAGTAAATCGGTGATGTTGGATCATAACATTATTAATTCCTTGTATTGCTCCTTTTATTGGATGATTAGTTGTTTCCTGCTTAAGGAAAATGATTGTAATGGAGAGCACACAATGCTTTACTGATAACACGACTAGATCAAGGGAAATCTAGGGAAGATGACAGCATAGTGCAGAGAAAGAAGTGGTTAATGATAAATGATAAATTTCTGATGGAGTATGAGTGACTGAATGATAGTTACAAAAACTTCCCTTTCGTATATCTGCCTAGATCTGAAATTTTGCCAATTTTGTAAAGCCAAAGTGTCTATTATTAGCTATAGTTGAGGGAATAAGCACGAGGAGAATGCTTTTGTCTTTACAGTCACGGCTGCCAATGGTGAACAAAGCTAATTTGACTGAGTTACATGCATGAGGAATAAGATATCACTGTTTACGTGTTCATTGTTTGGCTATCTAACTGGTGAACACCTTAAAGCTATTTGTTGGTGCTTGCAATTTCTTGAAATTTTGCTTACTTATGAATTGCTTGTGACACAGGTCTTTCGATATCGAATGAGGGCACTAGAGATGAGTTGAACTGGCTTGTTGTTAGACCATTCTTTGATACCATTTCTGGTCAATGGCCCGTAAAGGAAACCGACAGAAGTACAGAAAAGGAGTTTCAGTTTCTGGATCTGGATTGGTAAATGAGAATGAAAACAGTAGTCTGACTGAGGCAGAGGGCAAAAATGCAGAACCTTTTAATGGTAATCTTTCCGGCATATCTCTAACAGAGAGCTTCAACAATACACATGAAAGTGAAGGCAAGAAAAGCAAGCACAAATCTAGAAGATCACTTAAAAAGGAAAAGGAAGATATTGATACATTGTCAACTGCAGAGGAAATAGGGCCTGAAGAAGGCAGTGGTGCAGGAATTTTCAAAAGTCATAAAAGTAGAGGGGTGGCTCCCGAGTCAAGAGAAGGTGGTGAGACGTCTCCGCATACTAGTCACCGCTCAGACAATTCAAAGGGAAGTTTTGGCCAGTTCGGAACAGGATTAGATAGAGACAATATATTAGAAAATTGTAAAGTGTCTATTATCGTAGTTTTTAGGAACTTGATGACATTGGCTCTGTCTGTCTCAAAGGCATCAATTCAATGGTTAGAGAGGTGGAAACCTTTGCTTTACCCTTTAAGGAGCAATTTATTAATTGCGAGTAAGCACGTTCAAGAAAAGGTTCAGCATGCATACCCTATAGTGGTTCGGTGGATCATGCACAATTTATTCATTGCGACTGGGTATGTTCAAGAAAGGGTTCAGCATGCATATCCTATAGTGGTTAGGTGGATCATGCATTTTGGAAATATAATTATTCTATTATCAATGGTTTGGTTGGATTGTGCTCTTAGAGGAATTGAGTCCTTTCTATGCATGGGGATGACTTCAATTCTCTCAGTCATCTGGTGGGGTGTTCTATCTTTGATTGCAGCCGCTAAATTCAAGTTTCTACTGATTTTGGTAAGCGACTAGCTTCTTTTCTTGCATGGAAAACAACATCTTCACCCCTCAAATAATAAAAGGTGTTTGTGAGCATATATATCTAACCCTAATTGCTTCTCATCTTTGGGTTGGCTCATGAATGATTTCATGCTGAACCAGAATTCCGGAAATCGCTTTGAGGAGCTATGGATTGTTTTCCCCAAGTCACTAAATTAGTTTTGGCCATTTCTAAAAGTGTGATTTTGTTTAAATTGTTTTGGACAAAAATCAGTGTCCACTATTGAGTTTGACCATTTCATGCTGTTAGATTCTAATAGTTGACTTTTACTGATTTTGACTGTGTATACTTTGCTCCATGACTCCATCTTATTTTGTTAATGCTTCTTGAATTACTGAAGGTGGTCACTATAGTTTTTAAGTGAAATATTTCTTTTCATTCTGGGCACTGACCAATTTCTTCAGCAGTTTCTAAGACTGTAAATTTTATAAATTAGTGGCTTGATTTTGTGGAGTTTCCTGTGGTCACTCTCTGCCTTTGTGTTTTCTTTGTAATCATTGATTATATTCTTTCCGTTAAACTGCATATATGAGAGACCTTTCAATCATCTTGCTGTAATGAATTGCTGTTAACATTCAGGCAGCAGTTGCTGTGATTGGACTTCTTACTGGGTTCATCATCGCAATTCTAGGAGTTGCTGCAGTGAGCATCAGTTACTTGTGGTTCTATGGAAGATTTTGGGCAGCGGTGCTTCTGGTCTTGAGTGGAGGTGATTACTTTTAAGCTTTAGTGTTGAGCAGTTGCTTTTACTTTTATCACATTGATTCCAGTTTTTTCCACTAAGTgctgtttttctttttaaatttaggAGTGCTTTACAGGTTGAAGCATGAACGGCTTGCGGTGTTTGTCATAAATTTGTATTCTGTATATTGCGCATGGACATATGTCGGATGGATTGGTTTAATCTTTGGTTTGAATTTATCATTTGTTTCGAGTGATATTCTCATATTCTTCTTAAGAAACAATGTAAATGATCATAGAAGGCCAAACAGCTTTCCTGATCAAACAACTGGAGTACAAGGTGAACCTAGCTTCTATTCTGGTGGATCAGTGCCTCCATCTGCTGATGATGCGTATGTTCATACAGCTGATCGTGGCACTGGGATCCCTTCAACTAGTGGATCTGACACTGATATGACATCTGAAGACGAAGTTCTCAGATTGTTAAACAGTACAGATCACTATTCAGCACTGGGCCTGAGCCGATTTCAGAATATAGATGCTTCAGTTCTCAAGAAAGAATATAGGAAAAAGGTGATTCTTCTGTACCCTCCTGAAATTCTTACTCTCAAAATATTCGTATCTGATTTTTCTGAACATCATGCTGTTTGAAGTCTGATAATGCTAGATTAACTAGAAATGCATTGCTATCGAAGTCAAAATATTACCAATCAGCTAAAGTATATCTTCTATTAGGCAATGCTGGTTCATCCTGATAAAAACATGGGCAATGAAAAGGCTGCTGAAGCTTTTAAGAAACTTCAAAACGCCTATGAGGTACAGATTGTCTTGTGATTTGAGTTCTCTATTTGGTGTTCATTTCTGCACTTGGTAAGAATTGGATTATTTCAGGTCTTACTTGATTCTTTAAAGCGAAAGGCATATGATGATGAATTGAGGAGGGAAGAGCTGCTGGACTACCTTCGGCGGTTCCAAAGTCCTTCGCAGAAGGTTTGAATTAATATAATTTTGAGTCATCTAATTAACCATtctcaaaaaaataataattttgagtCATCTAATTAGTTCATCTGTTAGACTTGACATTTTATGCATATGTCAAATATGCAGTGAGTTTAGCAAAAAGATGTTTTGTTTCAATTTTTGCAACTTTCTTTTTCTACAATAGGTAAGGAACTTTTAAATGATATCTAACTGAAACAAGAGATTGGTGAAGTCCTTGACAAATCTTATGTTTTGTGAAAGATATATGCCTTTAAGCCCTCGGTCATCACCTTTTGCTGAAGAAACCAGCTGGGAGAAAGTTCTTAATGGGAACCGCTTTAAGTAATAATGGGTTTTCACATGCACTCTTAAGTCTTAACTCTTTTGCCTACTTTGCCTGGTTGACTCGTATGAATGAGCCCCTGTAGGTTCATCATATAAGTAATGACATCTATCAGTAAAGGTCTTGCTCTAAATGCAGTCCCATGTCTTTGTAGGTCCTAGGTATTTACGGGGAAGGATCATCTTGTACCAGAAACTATATTTGGAAAATACTCCTGAAGCGTGATTGTAATGTTGGATTATACTTTCACTTAACTCTGTCTCATGCTTAACCAAACAATTTTAGGGTAGAGGCTATGGGTTCTTCACCTCTGGATTCACACAGACAGAAGCTGCGGCAGAGGATTCTCTTGCAGACGCTCGACGAATTACTTGCAAGAAGTGTGGCAACTTTCATGTCTGGGTTGTCACTAAGAAAACAAAGTCCAAAGCAAGATGGTGCCAGGTTTTCCCTCCAGCGACAATATACGCATgttataaattcttgaattctgTGCACTTTAACCATACATTCTAGTTTGTCTTCCTCCTCTCTAGCATATGTTTTTTTATTAGGATATTTACCTTTTACTCTTC
Protein-coding sequences here:
- the LOC104113577 gene encoding uncharacterized protein; the protein is MARKGNRQKYRKGVSVSGSGLVNENENSSLTEAEGKNAEPFNGNLSGISLTESFNNTHESEGKKSKHKSRRSLKKEKEDIDTLSTAEEIGPEEGSGAGIFKSHKSRGVAPESREGGETSPHTSHRSDNSKGSFGQFGTGLDRDNILENCKVSIIVVFRNLMTLALSVSKASIQWLERWKPLLYPLRSNLLIASKHVQEKVQHAYPIVVRWIMHNLFIATGYVQERVQHAYPIVVRWIMHFGNIIILLSMVWLDCALRGIESFLCMGMTSILSVIWWGVLSLIAAAKFKFLLILAAVAVIGLLTGFIIAILGVAAVSISYLWFYGRFWAAVLLVLSGGVLYRLKHERLAVFVINLYSVYCAWTYVGWIGLIFGLNLSFVSSDILIFFLRNNVNDHRRPNSFPDQTTGVQGEPSFYSGGSVPPSADDAYVHTADRGTGIPSTSGSDTDMTSEDEVLRLLNSTDHYSALGLSRFQNIDASVLKKEYRKKAMLVHPDKNMGNEKAAEAFKKLQNAYEVLLDSLKRKAYDDELRREELLDYLRRFQSPSQKGRGYGFFTSGFTQTEAAAEDSLADARRITCKKCGNFHVWVVTKKTKSKARWCQECNDFHPAKDGDGWVEQPSHPFFFGMLLKVDNPVAYVCADSRIYNATEWYICQGMRCPVNSHKPSFHVNTMKSSNGKRSSSGQRGPNMEETMTEEEFVEWLQNAVQSGTFGDFDGSTPQRSAGTSTSNSASGSKRKKKGKKQCDKF